The genomic stretch ttgacataaattgattcatgttgtggttaccatgtaccaatgaatgcttttaccttgtcaaatatgattttgtcttcaccatcaatatgttgtgtcttgtgatgttatgtgaaacttcgtcatgtcttgtttatgtttatctcaatgcctaaaaaCCATGAACAATATTGTCATCCATACCTCACTCACCTTGTGATTGTCATTGTATTTACCCATATTTTGTGccttaatgttaatgcatgttcaaccttgttattgtttatatccaagggaaaggaATCATGACATTCTTGTCATTTTGCATCTGTGTGTTCATCTGCATCCTATACAACTTCACTTCCCCTTAATCTAAAACTTCTAGATACAATATTAGGTTCCCCTCAATATAAACCTTATGATTATATATCTCTCTCTCCTTTTCataaccactttcataataaactttgacttgtctctttctcataaaatcaaccccaacaaaccccttcttacttttgaacccgaaCTGCGAGGTTTTGATGCTTCACGAGTACATAGGCATAAGACTTAATGTCTTTCCAAATCATAAAACAATAAAAAGATGTTCTTTTTCTCATATCCCCAATAAAATAGCAAACCattttaaaccaaacacatacatttaaaaggttcctgtagagtactacagatgattagggtgctaataccttccctttttATAATACCCTGTATTTCCTTAAATACCCaaattcctattaattgagatcaattgagttcctatatgctctaaaagttgtcaattgagataaatagagtaaatagtgaATTCAAGTTGACTTCATTAATTGAgactgaccttttattaattgggacattttggtaacattaataatgggtcaatagctctGGTAGAACAAATATTATGGTTAGTACCACTTAAGATATTTGTTTCTACCCACCTCCTAACCACACATATGATCCATGGCTTGTGGTCCACATGTTACTATCTCTTACCACCTACCATAAGCCACTTCATTTCTCAATGTATCATAAAGGATAATGGAGAAAATAAGAAGCTCAAGAGAGGAAGAGAAAACAAGCTAGTGgagaataagaagaagaagaagaaatctCGGAACCAACATCATCATCTCCATCATCATTATctcatcttcaacaacttctcctcttccATTTCTTGAGTTGGATTCTAGTTAGAAACCCTAGGATTTCTAGGAGATTAGGGTTGTAGAATGATATATAAATCATGAAAATCCATGCTATATGATGAATATTTCTCTTGATTTTATTGATTTCCATGAACATGTGTTTTGGTATGTTCTTCATGATTGTTGTGATTACATTATTTATTGTGGTTATGGTTAAATGATTGGTTGTGGTTATGACCTTGAAATCCTTGTGGTTATGAACTTGGAATCCTTGATATATATGTGTGTGTATATGAGCATGTAGTATGATGGGTTTTGTTGGAAGAAGAAGTGGATGGTTTGTTAGAAGTGAAGTAATAGAGGAAATGGTGCTTTGGGAAGTGAAAATGTGGAAATGTGAgaggaccaatcgattggtccctaTCACCAATCGATTTGCACAACCCTTTTGTTTTACAGAAAATGTAATTTTagcaggaccaatcgattgacagtgtattacaatcgattgcacaaacttTCTGCTTTGGAACAGTGGAAAATTTTAGtgagccaatcgattgacactgaGGATCAACCAATTGATCCTTTGCAaactttgaaaaacagaaatgtgagaggaaccaatcACTTGGGCTTCCCCAACCAATTGATTGACATATgttaaaaacttcaaaatccatttcttaaGTGTTTCTAAGTGCATTCTTCCAACCATTAATCATTTATGATGCTATGCTTGTGTTGAATACATGTTAATGGTGAAAATTACATGATGAATCTAGTAAGTTAACCTAGGATTGGTATTAGGCCATGAGTTAGGTTTATAACTTAGATAACATTGGACGAtggtattcattcgtacgacgcttatgtggaaGTCATGGACGAATggttgccatgattgagaatgagacgcattgtatggaacatgccatgttattgtttgtgtattatggtgaatgaagtcacctgtgatcGATCGATCTTGTTATGGTTcatggaaccgatcatgtatttAGATTATGTGTTTTTCTATGATGGTGCACATCTCTATTTGGTACGCTTAGATGATTAAGCATTGAGATGTGAGACCGATGATCTGTTCCTTaattgggtttgagtcccaaccaCGACAGACGTGGGTGAAAGGTGGACGCCTAAATGGGTTAGATTCCCACACGGTGAAAGAgaccctaagtgggttagagtcccatacgggtgacggtcgcttgaactggggattaagcctcatagaggacccgatatccatCGTGAAATTCGAAacatacgagcatgcatgaatCAGGCATAGCTTAGACGTAAGTCTGTTCGGGAATTAatgtttcgtgatctgaataatgatcgtggttgagttgtGAGAGTTCAGGTGCATGTTGCCATATATTGCGAGTTAATTTTCCCATTGCTTAAGTCTTCGTTCCCATGTTGACttgagttgaatattgattagaaaaccctgtagagcagagtggacccataagatagggaacccactgagattattatctcaccccatgttgttgattatttttctGGTGGTTCTGAGTAGGCGAATGGTAAGGACAAGATAGAGTGATGTTTTGCTTACCTGATGATTGGATGGCTTTTTTCGCTGTGTGGATATTTTGGGATCATTGTTTAATGATCTAGCTCCTAGTAGTTTTATTTTGGGAACTTTTGTGTAAATTTTGTGCCATGTTATGTTTCTTTTGGGCATGTATGTATATGTACACTGTGCTGCTAGGCACTTATGTATTTCAGTATCAgttttacactatgtataatatgtattctagacatatattatatgtgggtgttacagttggtatcagagcaggtcgtaTCCTCGACCTAGCCATGAAATATTATAAGTATTTCTTTCTACCTCATATGTGGGTTGTCATCATTGTCCTTGGTGTTATATTCATAGTATTGAGCCTGATTAACTTAATCCTATTTGTATGACATTTAGGATCATGGCTGACAGACGCAGAGGTCGTGGTAGACCCAGAACCCAAAATTCAGACTCTGAACCGCCAAGTTGTAGTGAAGGTTTTCAATGGCCTCAATTTGTGCAACAGATGCAACAGTAATAGAACCAATTCATGCAACAGTGAATGGTGGTATACATCCTCAAGGGGTTCCACAAGGAACTGCAGGTGGTAGTTTCCGAGAATTCTTCCGCATGAATCCTCCTGAATTCCATGGTGGGTTGAATCCTGTGAAGGCTCAGGAGTGGATAACCAGCATGGAAAGGATTTTTCAAATAGTGCTTCGTAGTGAAGAGAATAAGGTTTTGTTTGCTTCTCACATGATGAAGGGTCCAGCTGTGAGATGGTGGGAGAGTGCTTCGACTCTTATGACCAATCAAGGAGTACCTAGAGATTAGGAGCATTTTAAGACTATCTTCCTGGATAAGTATTTTCCTAGTTCTTTGAGGACTCAGAAAGAGTTTGAGTTTCAACAGCTTAGGCAGGGTACTATGACAGTAGTTGCATATGCTGAGAAGTTCGAAGATATGGCTGCTTACTCTAGACAAGCCATGTATGCACCTGATGAGAGGTGGAAGATTGATCAGTTTCTTTCTGGTCTAAGGGGTGAAATTTCTCATAGTGTTTCTCAAAGGGAATTCACTACTTATGATGAATTATTAAGGCAATGCTATGTGGCTGAGAACAGTTTGAAGAAAGTTCAAGAAGAAAGGGATCAGTATAGGAGTAGACAGAGAGACCAAGGGAGGCCAGGTAGCCAGTTCAGGCCTAGACCTCAGGCTTTCAAAGGAAAACATGTGCAACATGCAATACCTAACCATCCACCTCAATGTCAGGTGTGTAAGAAGTCTCATTTTGGAAGATGTGCTGGAAGTGGAGTTAGGTGTTTTACTTGTCAGAGGGAGGGACACATGTCTAGGGAATGTCCTCAGAATAAGAATCAGATGCAGGGGAGGAGCACCAGTCGAGTTTACACTTTGGATGCAAGGAAGGCTAAGAGCAACAATTCCTTAATTGTTGGTACATGTCTCGTCAATGATCATCCttgttttttattgtttgattATGGGGCGACGCACTCTTTTGTATCAATTCAGTGCATGAAGCATCTTGGTTTGTAAGCAATTCCATTGTCTCCTCCTATGGTGGTTACTACCTCCATGGATGATGTAGTTGAGACACTgttgatttgtgaaaattgttcgCTCTCGGTGAATGGTAGAATTTTCCAGATTGATCTCATTTGTTTACCACTTAAGAAGGTTGATGTGGTTTTGGGGATGGACTGGATTTCCGCCAATTCGGTGTTTATTGGATGCGAAGAGAAGTTGATTATCATTCCATCTAGTGAAGCTACTCCAAAGAATGTATTAACTACTATCTTGGAAGGTACGGTTGGCATGGTTAATTTCTTATTTGAGAAGGAAAAGTCAGTTCTCTTGGTACTTACCAAGGAATCTAGAGATAATTTGAGTGTTACGCAAATTCCTATCATTTGTGAATTTCCAGAAGTTTTCCCTGAGGATGTCACCTCTCTTCCTCCTGAAAGGTAAGTTGAATTCTCTATTGATCTGATACATGGGATGGCTCCAATCTCCGTTTCTCTGTATCACATGGCGCCACTCGAGTTGAGAGAGTTGAAGAATCAATTGGAAGAGTTGTTAACCAAGCATTTCATCCGACCTAGTGCCTCACCACGGGGAGCTCCAGTGTTATTAGTAAAGAAGAAGGATGGTAGCATGCGGATGTGTATTGATTATCGCCAGTTGAATAAAGTCACCATTAAGAACAAATATCCTCTGCCAAGGATAGACGATTTGTTAGACCAATTGAAAGGAGCCTGCATGTTCTTGAAGATTAATTTGCAATCGGGATATCATCAAATAAGAGTTAAGAGTTCGGATGTACCAAAGACCGTATTTAGAACCCAATATGGCCATTATGAGTTCCTTGTAATGCCGTTTGGTGTGACGAATGCCCCTGCTGTTTTCATGGACTATATGAGTCGGATATTTCAACCTTATTTGGACCAGTTCGTGGTGATCTTCATTGATGAATTTCTTATTTATTCTCATACTCCCCAAGAGCACGGAGAACACCTAAGGATTGTTCTATCTGTACTGCAAGAGAAGCAACTTTTTGCCAAGTTAAgtaagtgtgaattttggatgAACAAAGTGAggtttcttggtcatgtaatatCGCAAGGAGGAGTATCAGTGGATCCATCTAAAGTTGAATCAGTTATTAATTGGGAAAGACCGAAGAATACTTCCGAAGTCAGAAGTTTCTTAGGTTTGGCAGGTTATTATCGAAGGTTTATAAAGGGGTTTTCGCAGATAGCATTACCAATGACTAGACTTACCCGGAAGGAAATTTCTTTTAAATGTGATTCAAAGTGTGAACAGAGTTTCATGAGCTTGAAGGAAAGGCTAACGACTGCTCCTGTTTTAATCATCCCTGTTTTAATCATCCCTGATACTAAATGTTATGTATATATAATTGTTTTAGAATGATTATCTTGAAACATCATTTCTCCTCACCAATGGATACAAGTTTTTCTATAAATAGAGATACTGGTTAGACATAAATATATACAAAATTTACTTGTTTCAAGTGCCAAAAATTatatttaagtcattcttttaTCTTTCTAGTGCACGAGAATAATCGAGAGAACTTTATTCTGTAAAATGTCGTTGATCGATATGCTTAATATGAATGTGTGATTCATGTTAAGTTTTCTAAAGTATCCTGAAGGGGATTGACCGGATTACCCATTTGCATTCAACTTACCTAAATTGGTGGGGGCGAATAGAACCTAAAGCTTAGTATAAGCACACACTTTGGAATTTATTTTGCGTAACTTTCATCATaacatcttcatcttcttcttatTTAAGTTTTGCTGCAGACCCCCAACACAAGATCTAACACTCTTGTCATTACCAATTAATACTTTTTTAAGTTATAACCACTAGTACTATCCAAACTTTGACAAAGATAACATTGGATCTCTTTTATCTCCACTTTCTTCTTGGATTTCTAATCGTACAGAGCTCCTTTTTTGCTTGTGTTACCTTGAGTTTTTGAATTCTTGTATGTACCATCATGATTACTCCATTTcttatttcatttttgttttccTTTGTTGATTTTTGAAGACTTATTTCATTTTCTTGAAGAACTTGGTCTGCAAGGCTTGTTAAATCACTTTGTCTGAGCTTCTTTCTTTCACTCTCAACACATGAGCTTCAAAAGATGCTTGCAATTATTCAAGTTTCATCTCACACAAGTCTTTAGACTCTTCAAAGGCCATAACTATATGATCAAATTTAAAAGGTAGGGATGTTAGAACCTTTTCCACTTTTTGCAATTCCGTAACTTTCTCTTCATACAATTTCATTTGATTCGTCAACAACATCAATCTTAAAAGTAATATTGCAATTGTTTCATTGTGGTTCATCTGTGTATTCTCATATCGTTTTATCAAAGATTACAACTTCACGTTCTTCAATTTCCCATCACCTCCGTACAAATTCTTGAGTGTATCCCACACACCCCTATTTCTTCCTCTATAATCTTCTCAAAGATGCTTGGACCCACAAATTGATGGATCAATAACATACCTTCCCCATCTTTATTTCCCAATTCGTGATGACCAGTCTTGTATGCTTATGTTGCATTGGCTTCCAATGCCAAGAAAATGACCTTCAAATGTGTGCATCATATATCATAGTGTTCTCCTTTGAGTACATGTAGATTTGCATAAAATTAATTAGAGGTTGTACTTCCATTTGCCATTGATGGAAACTTGGATCAAACTAGTGCCATAATACCAATTTGTTACGATATCTTAAAAAATAAGGTAATGAGAATAAATAAGATAAATGAAACCTGAGTGAAGAGAGGGTTTCTTTTCAGTTGATTTATATGAGTTATGATTACAAACATGTGTTACATCATTTATATAGGATCATACTATTAACTAACTAACTTCTAAGTAAGAATCACAAACCGAGTTAGTAGTAACCACATGTATATACATTAGTAACCACATGTAAAACTAGTAttccctccgttcctttttaagtgtcacatttttgataattttttgttcctttttaattgtcacttgcaaagttcaaggtagtATCAACTACACTTGTGTAAAAATTATCCCTAAGTAATTATTACAAAGAGAGAAAAATTAATttgaatgtaataaataattaaaggtattataggtaaaagaagaaCTATTGTTTGAAAAGTAATAATACTGATTAACTTTCTTGATATGTGTAAAATGTcaaaaaaatgacacttaaaaagaaacgAAGGGAGTAATAACTTAAAATAATTAGTAGTAACCATTTCTAGAACTACTAGTAACCACGTATTAAATCAATAGTAACCACGTGTAAAACTATTGGTAATCAAATGTGAAGTTAGTTATACTTGTCTAAGCAACTTATAATTAACTTCTAATACATATGTAATACAACACAATTTGAACCATCATATGAAGTTAGTTAAACTTGTCTAACTAACTTATAATTAACTTCTAATACATATGTAATACAAAACAATTTGAACCATTTATTTGTGTATTCTCATATCGTTTTTTCAAAGATtacaacttcaccttcttcaATTTCTCATCACCTTGGTACAGATTCTTGAGTGTATCCCACCAACCCTTAACTATTTCTTTCTCTGTGTTCTTCTCAAAGATGTTTGGACTCACAAATCGATGGATCAAGAACATACATTTACCATCTTCATTTCTTAATTTGTGATGATCAGTCTTTTGTGCTTCTGTTGCATTGACTTCCAATGCCAAGAATGTGTCATTCACGATTTGAAACACATCTTGAAATATGAAAAATAGCCTTCATTTGCATGAACCATATATCATAGTGTTCCCCTTTGAACACATGCAGATTTGTATGAAATTAATTAGAGGTTGTGTTTCCATTTGCCATTGATGAAAACTTGGATCGAACTAGTGCTCTGATACCAATTTTCTATGATATCTTAACAAATAAGATAATGAGCACAAATAAGATAAATGAAATCTCAGTGAAGAGAGTGTTTCTTTTCAATTGATCTATATGAGTTTTGATTACAAACATGTGTTAAATCAATTATATAGGATCATATTACTAACAAACTAACTATGTAAGAACCACAAACAGAGTTAGTAGTAACCACATATATAATACATTAGTAGTAACCACGTGTAAAACTAGTAATAACCTTAAAGAGTTAGTAGTAACCACTTATAAAACTAAACTAGTAGTAACCACATATTAAATCAATATTAACTATATGTAAAACTAGTAGTAGTCAATGTGAAGTTAGTTATACTTGCCTAAACACCTTATAATTAACTTCTAATACATATTTAATACACCACAATTTAAACCATGTCCAAAAAAGTAAATTTAAAGGCATATTCATCATGCTAATCAATCTTGTTTTCACGAGAATATAGTGTATCGAAACTTTAATCCAATCTTATTTTCACAGGAATATAAAGTATACCGAAATTGATTGTACTTTCATCATAAAAATATAAGTATATATCTTCATCGAAATTTATATTTTCAACAAGGATTTGTATGTTGAATGTTTCCAACGTATTTACATTGTCTTACTATAACTAAGCTATATATTCTAGTATATATGCACATGATGTACATTCTTCATTCTAAGGGAGAGTACCATGAGTTATATCACATTTGGTATAGTCCTTTGTTTTTTTTACACATTCCCTATTGGTCTATATATTTTTTGATGGGTGAATCATTCTTCATTCTTTTGCTGTTATAGGTGGATCATCCATAGAATCATCAACTAAAGCAACTTGCAACAACATAAATCTGAGTAGATTTCAGAAGGATCAAAATTAAGTACTTGCTAACTTTGTAGACTCAACACTTTATTAACAAAGGTGCGTCTGATATCAAACACCTATAAAACAAAGACATGTTATATTCAATCACTTCCATTTATTATTTTTATCTTCGTACATGTGCTAATATTGTTTCCAATGTCAATATAAGTGTTTCTAAACCATTAGCCTTTTTGGAATGAGATGATTTTACAACACTTGATTCCTTATAAATCCAAGCATGATCATATCCTTCATTTGGATTCATTAAATAATTAGGCTTGTGTGCTCTCTTTCATGGAACAATATCCAATTGAGTTTCTGAGTTCATTTCCATAACTAACTCTAAATTCTTTGTACTTGTTTTTGGATTTGTTTGGTTAAGAGTTCTTAGTACATCAATGTAATTTCTTTTTTGAGCTAGAACTTTCTACAACTTCTCAATCCATAGTAGCAACACTAGTGCTTCGTATATATGTAATTACTTTCTCCCCCAAGATCCAACAAATACGTGAAATTGTCTTAGAAAAACCATATTAACACAGTAAGATTGATTAAAAATGCATAGGAAAACACAAGTAACAATGCAAAACATGTTACCTGGTTCTCCTTTTTTAAACTATCTATAATAAAGGCCTAAGAAGATCCAAGGAAATATCTTCGCTTTCGTCAAGTATCCATTGATTCAATTACATTACTCAGATGGTTTAACCTATCAATTAAGCAGCAATACTTTAAATAGTTAACAAAACTAGATGGTGTAAGAAAGAATGAAAAAAAGAATAAATAATCAATATTTTCGCAACAAATAATCTACATTTTTTTAGTATTGAAGATTTAAAATATGAAAAGAATTCCTTAAAATATAATTCACATTCATACACACCTGTCAAGCAAGTTAATATGTAAATATAAAACAGAATATTGTTTTATTCAATACATTCACATAAGTTTTTTCAATTCTACTAATATTAAGTTTGGAAAATGCTTGTTCgataaaaaaaaatcattcatGATATGCATTCATAATAAGTGAAGGGTCATAAATTATATTAAATCTAACAAATACATTGCCTACTCACTTTATAGAGTTGATATGCATTTATCAAATAAGTATAacaaaaattcaaatcattttcccATAGGAAATGACTTACCAGAACCAATATCACATAAAGGATTCATCCCCTAAAGTTTCAACAATGTTTTACTTCAATTATCAGTTATCAAATAGAGGTATTAAATTTCATCTAGGCAACTTTGGGATGAGAACTACGTAGCATTGATTATTCAGATCGAAGGTGTGTCAAGTGTCTAACATTGACATGACACCGGCACATGTAGTTCCATTCTATCCTTCAATTTTCTCTAATTATTATAGGTGCTGAAATTCCAATGTCAATGGGATGTGTCCGATATCCGTGTATGTATCAGTGctatataaaaaaaaataacaaaaaattatATGTTGCAAGTGCGCTAACCTTATAATTCTCAGGAAATGTTTAAACATCTCCATGACCAGGTCATCACACTTGAGGTCCAGTATAATCAAGAATAATTTGATCTTTGAAAAAATATCTTATGTCTTGGTGGACAAGCTTACCGTGACAGTTTTGAAAAATTGACAGATGTATATGGCCGCAAATATGGAAAAGCAATCAACATATTTGAGAAAATTTCGAAGATCAAAATGTTCTTGATTATGCTGGACCTTGAGTGTGATGACGTTGTCATGGAGATGTTTCAACATTTCCTGAGAATTATAAGGTTAGGGCACTCACAATATATATTTTTATGTTCCTTTTGGAATATGTCACACTGATGGGTACATGGATCCTGGATACACGCCACTGACATTGACACATCAACGTCTGTAATCTTGATTATGTCAATTTGGTAATTGATAATCGAATTAAAGCATTATTGAACCTTAGGGGTGTGAATCATTGATGTGATATTGGTTCTGCTGAGTAAATTCTTAAAATTAAGCACAAACATTAACACATCAACACGTATAATATTGACTTGATATTGGTTCTGTCACTTTGGTAACTGATAATTGAAGTAAAACATTGTTGAATCTCAAGCATTCATAAATTTCTCATCAATTTTAAACCATGAATCGTAAATCAACTTAGCATGTGTTTGGTTATGCAGCAAAGAAAATTGATTTTGAGTAAATTAAATTTGTAAAATTGATTCGGTCTAAAATAGAGTTGAATGTAAAGTCGTTTATGTTTGGAAAAATCTATGTAAAAATAAGTTGAGAAATAATTTTTAGTGTAAAAATCATGTTTAGTCTTAAATGTCACAAATTCTATCTTAAATGTCAGAATACAACTCAACAAAATTCAATTTAAGAGTTTATAGCTAAGTATGTCACATGCaatcaaacatataaaaaaatCTTTATTTTTGACTTAGTTTCAGTTCTGAATTTCTATACAATGTACTTGGAAATATGTTTCATAAATTTTATTCAATTATCTTATAAGAATTTCTCTCTAAAATAATTTTGTATTCCTTTCCATAGTTGTAATCGATAAATGTAGGTACAATTGGCCGAATTATGTTGTCATTATTTGTTTGCATTTTTTTTTGTATCAAATGGCCAAACTATTCTAGATTTGTGTTTTTTAAAATGAACTTCTATCATTTCTACTAATTGTCATATTTATTGATATATGTTTAAGTTTCTACCGGAATTGTTTTTCCTAAATTCAATTGGATATGTTGAACTGTTCTCCTTGTAATTTGGATTTTTTTACATCGTCGTCAGTACATCTCCATTAAACCTTAATCAAAATAGGAAAGATTTCATGAATTCTCATAGTCACACATATCTCAATTCCTGTTTTAACTTGAATATATTAAGAGACTAGCACCAATGATCAAACCAATTTTATAAGTACTCTCATAAACATCTTAATGGGAAATTCAAAAGAACAAGAATTCTCTTTTTAACCCGCTTAACAAGTGTCACTTTTTTATTGAATGAAACATAGTGAGTCATATTATTTCTTTATTCGATGGAAACACATAACCAATTTTTAAAGTGAGGTACCACATCTATTTTCCTCAATAAAAACGTGAATattcaaaaaaattaaaaaaatatctAGCATACTCCAACCGAAACACAGAtgaaaaagaataaaaaattgttttataatttttttttgatatgAAAGCCTAATAAAATTGATGAAATATATTATCAAGTACATTGTATATGAATTCACAATCTGAAACTAGTCAAAAACAGAGAATCTTTTAATACATTTTTTATATCGTTGATTGCCTGTCATAGCTAcaatttttagggttttaaagTCTTAATTT from Lathyrus oleraceus cultivar Zhongwan6 chromosome 7, CAAS_Psat_ZW6_1.0, whole genome shotgun sequence encodes the following:
- the LOC127104900 gene encoding uncharacterized protein LOC127104900 is translated as MASICATDATVIEPIHATVNGGIHPQGVPQGTAGGSFREFFRMNPPEFHGGLNPVKAQEWITSMERIFQIVLRSEENKVLFASHMMKGPAVRCSLRTQKEFEFQQLRQGTMTVVAYAEKFEDMAAYSRQAMYAPDERWKIDQFLSGLRGEISHSVSQREFTTYDELLRQCYVAENSLKKVQEERDQYRSRQRDQGRPGSQFRPRPQAFKGKHVQHAIPNHPPQCQVCKKSHFGRCAGSGVRCFTCQREGHMSRECPQNKNQMQGRSTSRVYTLDARKAKSNNSLIVAIPLSPPMVVTTSMDDVVETLLICENCSLSVNGRIFQIDLICLPLKKVDVVLGMDWISANSVFIGCEEKLIIIPSSEATPKNVLTTILEGTVGMVNFLFEKEKSVLLVLTKESRDNLSVTQIPIICEFPEVFPEDVTSLPPER